The Anguilla rostrata isolate EN2019 chromosome 2, ASM1855537v3, whole genome shotgun sequence genome contains the following window.
TGAGAACCTCATAACCAACTGATACCAGTAACTGACATGAATATTTTACTCGTAACATTCGCTTGTCAGTTTCTATTAACAAAGTGGCAATTTTAGTTGAAATGTTGGAAATTTTCACCTAATTGGTAAGTTAAAtcctttaaattgttttattgcatttctttctttactGCATCATTAAATTGAAAGCTACTTCAGTATAATTTGAATTTATCAGACAGCATGGTTTTGTATCTACTGAAACACTTTCAGagctattttatttctttggatAGTATGGTAtagctgttttatttcaaaatatgattaaaataaCTGAAGGCATATAATTCAGTAGGCTAGAAATTATGTCTTGGCAGTTTTCTGACTGTATGCTCTCTTCTTGTGGATTGTATTAGCTTGCCTTTGTATCTTCTTGAATCAGGGCGGCACTCCACAAATTCTCATGTTACCCCAATTATACATTCAGCACAATCACATGCTTCAGTACATCAGATAATTCCTGCACCGTTGTCTCTGTTGGAACAAACCACTGACTTTCTCCGAGCCAGTGTCATGGGACATAATAAGAAGTAAATGTGATGAGATGTTGGTGTTGGTGGATCCATAGGTTCCCCTCTACATTGCTCAGCCTATGCTCTGTGGTTAAATGAAGATGTCATTCTTAGTATCAGAAAAGGTCAGGGAATTGGGGGTACCTGATGCTGGGGAACAGCCATGAATATTGCAGGAGTGTTAATAATTGGTTGGCCTGTTTCTCAGTATTCCCAAGGTCTGAGGTCCGGGAGACAGTCTGTACCTAAGATTTTCTTTCCAGTGCTTTTGGAGAGCAACTGTTGATTATCTAATGTCCTTGTGGTATGGGCATTCCTCAACATTGACAAACTTCATTTCTAAGCTACAGTGAAAATCACACTGATAAAACTATCAATATTTAAGTGTAGAACTCTAGGATTAAGTTTTtcctaacacaaacacactgtctaAAAACTATATAACTGAGTATTCTGTGTCATATTTATCAATGCAATGatttaatgtaaataacacaatCCTAAACAAAGAGTACGATCAGATATTTCTAAACCATGTCATGCTAGCATGGTAACCACTTGAGTACTAATTATTTCATcaaaatttagcatttttgtggttACCAATTGTGTGTTGTTACATTGAAAAAATGTAGAAAGTATTGTAGTGGCCTAACAGCTACCTTAGTAGCTAAAGCACAAGGTTGTTAGCAAGACAGACATGTTGCTTGTTCCCCTTACAAACCAGGAAAATTGTAAACTTCTGTAAACATCTCAACATTGCATGTtgtatcatatttttaaaatatgtttttgtttgtattgttacATAACTGAAATTGGAATTGTCACATTTGGATGtacatttgaatgcatttataattacattatgcAGGGTAATTAATAGATTGTATTCCACATTCCTtgtaaacataatgcaaaagaCAGAACAAATGATGAATTTACTGgattctgcattatttttttgtttttttctgtaattaattCTACATGATGCTCTATTatcttttgtttgttagttACGTATTATCAAAGTAATTTTAGCTAGAATAGCTAGTATTACTTTGATAGTTATGTACTACTTTGATAGTACATAACTAACAAACCAGAGATCcaatccacatttatttataaagcactttaaaaacaacagctgaCCAAAGTACTGTACAATCAGAAATAGCAAAACcttaaaacaacacaataaaaacacaaagaccagtttaaaagacaaaaggacaataaaataataaacaataaaatcataAGAAAAAGAGATAATAGAAATTACTTGTAATTATGTACAGATCTGCTGAATAAAAGACAGTTACAACCCCATAGCTATGTAGGcttgcaaaaaatgtttcttaCCTACAATTATTCCATCATGATTTTGTCATATTTGAGGTCAGTAGAAATCCTGAAACATATCACATCTAAACATGTATCTTCAGCTCTtatgataaaaatacaaaagttgTGTCTCTTAAATCCAAGATAAAACATGCAGTGGTTGATTTTGATGTTGTTCTATCATACATTGAAGCAACACAACTCTTGGATCAACCTTTAAAAATTATCTCTATTATGAAGATAGCAGGAATGCAGCTGTCTTCTCCAATACCTGCTgcttaaattgaattttaaatttgaaCATAGTTAGGGAATAATTTATGAAGGGTTTATGTAGGTCAAGGACAGAAACTGCAAGCTCAGCTGTGTCATACTATATATGATTAGTATATTCCCcagcattaaatatttattttcaaagggaATGTCATGGTGCTGAATGATCCTTTGTACAGAATATCAGCAGCTAAAATGTCATCTGGCTGTGCATACATTACACCAGATTCTTAGGTTTTTCATTATAGCACAAATTGTACTTAATGTTTTGATGCAGATGGCAGTTgaagatattatttatttaggatgTCCTCAAAAAGTcctaactgcaaaaaaaagatattgcTCAAGACATTTTTAAGCACCCTATTTGTCTTCAGATTGCAATTGAAGGCTTATTTGATACGGATGCATTATTAATGAACCAGGTCATTCTAGATTATGATAACATTGTTCAGTGACCATGCATTTCATGTTGTATATGCCACTAATTCTGTTCACACAGCCTGTAAATTGATTGCCACAGCTGGATGTGTTCATGTGCATTCACCTCATCCCAGTAACCATGGATATCCATCATTCACACTGGGAATTAAAATGTCCCTGTTTAGGCATGATGTCATTGTTTAGTATCTCACAGTCCATTGGCACTTTTAAATTAGCTCTGGGTGTATCTTCAGACACATGGTACTAGTGGAGAACTCTTGTTTAGGTACATGGCAAGATGAGATGGTGTTTCTATGTTGTGCACTGAAAACAAGTCTAATGCCTGCTTCAGTCCATGAAAATTGCCTTTAATAGAAACAGGTGTGCTCCTGGTTGCACAGATTGCCAGTTTTTATGACAATATGTGGCAGCTGTGACAATTATGACGATGAACTTGTTTATAGGGCTGTCAATTTCTGCTTGTTCTTTTTACAAATGGATTTGCAAGTGTTACTAAAATTACTGTTGAAATAATAGAGACTAACACAGTGTaagtcatttattaaaatatgttattatttAAGAGGCTTTGGAAATGATGCAAGTTCTTGTTGTTGCCAGTTTCAGTAAGGTGAGGAACTACTGATACTGCTCCAAATCTTAAATTTTCCTTAACATTGGAAATACTAAATCAACTGATTATAGTATTATGAATCAGTGGCCATGAATTGAATTATTTTGTGTGGGCAGATCCCAGGCCTTATGCTATGCAGGAAAAGCAGAGAGTGTCTGCTTACTGTCGAGTTAACTGgtctctgctgtgctgtttcCACAGGAAATGGCCTCACTAAGAATTTAGACTGATGTAGGCTAATTGTCAATggataaaaaaattgaaatgcacCTTTCATGTCCTGAGAATAACCCAACAAGCTGTATGTGGCATGCAGAATGGTCAAGAGGTAGGAGCAGATGTTgtagtaaaaaaatgaaacatgtttaaatgaaaacaagtcATGATCAGAAATACTGGGCAGTGAAGCTCACAATCAATGTAAAACAGATATCAGTGGCTGATCTActtcaaatgacaaaacatgttttatatttatatgctaCAGTGAATAATACAGAGCAAATGTGAGCATAAAGTTCAGTGTCATATGACTCATTTAAGCCAGTGGTGATATTCTGTGCCTCTCGTTCTTCTAGACATCATTGCTGACAAAGAGGTGGAGAAGTACATTCATGAGGAGGATGAGACTGGCCTTAATTATCAGCCACCGGTACAGAAGTCTCTACAAGAGATTCAGAACCTGGACAAGGATGATGAGAGTCTGAATAAGTACAAACAAACTCTGCTGGGGACTGGACCAGTTGTGGCTGGTAAGTTCTGACACTCACTAGAGACATCTTGATAACCAAACTTACGTTCGGTCCCCAGAACAGTGTTTTCATACTCTCTGAATGGAATCCACAAGCACACATCTTTATGATTCCAGGAATTATTAGCAGGCTTGGAAGGTATGAAGAATTCAGTGGTTCAGTCAAAAAGCCTTGACCCCTATCTGATGATGTGATCAAGTTCAGATTGTGTCAACATTTCCATTAAAGGCTCTGAAGCACATAGATGGTATAACTTAACCCCAATCCTCCCTGCAAATGTAAAGCAGgaataaaacaagcaaatagtatatcattttaaattctCATGGGAAATTAAAGTAGgtaatttttgtttctgtctagACTGCAGTTCACgtaacaatataataaaatgacatttctgcCTCTTTATGCAAGCTGTTAAAtttgtctgttaaaaaaaagaaatcagtttGGACGTTTTTACTATGGCAGtatttaaatctgaaaatatatgCAGCAGGACAACATGTAATATACCACTTGATGCTCTGCTGGAGTGCTGAAAATGACAAGTACTTAAGCAAGGCTGATTGCTATTGTGCTGATGAATCGTGATGCATTTTCACCAGCCCACACCAGAAATCCAATTGTGACACGAGTTTGTTACACTGTTAGGTGGACTACtacacactgtaaaaatgtggGCAGACCCAGCCATACTGCTTAGTCCCAGTGATATTGTGAGGAGGTATAATTAAAATGGTGGTCTGTAGTGCGTGAAGTTAAATCAAACCAGCAGCTCTTGGGTAAACAATCAAGTAGGATTGCTTTGAGATGTagttctttttgtttctgtgaaacatatGGGAGAAAGTTGAAtcataattttgatatcaaaaatTGTTATCCGAATAGATTTTAGGAATTGTTTTTACAGACATGTAGAGTATATAATAATAAGTTCTTCCTTATATTTAGCTTTAGATGTTTTATTCTTGTGTTAACACAGGCGATTCTTGATGGTTTATAATTATGTTTCAAAGATCATTTTATGAGTTGTCTTTGGTTCAATGGAAGGGCACATGAATTGCATGTTTATGTTCCATGCCATTGCATAATTTAATTGTGATGATCTCAATTATTTTCTCAGACAGGACAATTCTTCACAGAtcaatttttatattgtttggtGTATTAAAGGGCAAgtcatttttcagaaataaatgctgaaatCCTCCATACCCTACTATATCTCAGCTATTATATTTAATCACAAGGAACAATAGCTTTGGTGCACAAAATTTATAGCATTACATATAAACAGCAGTACAGCCGATTATGCAGTCTTACAAAAGTGTAATCAAATATTTGAATTCCGGTTTGCTATTATAAAGATTCATAATTTTATCATGGTGTAACAGTTTACACTTATGTTCTTCTAAATATTGTCATAACTGAAGTGCAATATATTATGTTGTCCTGTTTTTAAATTGAGCTTACATATGAAGAAAAAGCAGTGTAGTGCTAATTGTGTCAAACTGTGCACCGAAACACAACTGATTTGTAATCCCTATGTTGCTCCGAAAAGAGTCTAGGATTTTctttcaagtgtttttttttttaattctgtccttttgtatatttgtataccAAGGTCTAATACAGTTAAATGTAATTGTGCTCTTGTTGTAAGATACCAGTACTTTACAGTTAATACTAATGGGTTATGTGAGAAGTTCTTCCTCATAAAAGCTTGTCATTCGTGCTTTGCAGAACAAAGACATTACAATTACAATCCCCTTCAGTATCAGTAGGCTGTTCAAAGCACAAGCACTTACAGTTATGACCTCACAGCATGGCTGTTTGCATTTCATGCTGCCATTGTATGAGGCAAATAATAGAAGGCTGAAAACTTTAAATCCATACAGCATGAGTGCATCTTATAGTTTCAGCACTTTATGTTCTGTTGCAGATCTTTCTGTCCCGAATATTCAGGTGACAAGGCTGACTCTTGTATGTGACCAGGCACTTGGACCCATTACAATGAACCCCTCAGGTAATCGTACCAACCTTGATCTCCTTACCTTACTTTGCACGCACTGTTCATCATTGTTGCTGCTCTTTTTTGGTCAGTTGCAAAGAATTGGGTCAATCAAGACATTCAAGGATTTAAAGCAGATTTCAAGAATATGGGGTCCTTGAAAGCCTCAAGTTttgctgaaaaagaaaagatgcaGAGAAATGCAGAGTCCAGAGTTGCATGAGTGCAAGCTTATTGGCACTAACTACTAACACAATTTCTCCTGTCTGCTTGTCCACTGTCTTAAAATGCAGCTTCTGTCACATGAATGGTGATGCTAGCACCAAAGGTCCCTTCGTTGCTAGGCAATATTATCCCTGCAGTTCCTGTCACTTCTAATAAAACAAGGGACAACCCTGGGGGATTAGACTCACCTTTCACTCGTCATGGAGGTTTAGACAAGTTTATGGGTTACATGAGTCCAGTTTACTCTGATTAGGACCCAGTATCTCTCTTCATGGTATCATGAATCCTGTATTAACTGTTTTGtctgtacagtgtgtacagtgaATTACAAATTTTAAAGAGACATCTGACACTCTGAAATTCTCAGTAGAGATTGACCAATGTATTTTCAGACAGATATGATTGGCCAGTGTCTGCATTTAAGTTAGATGTCATCCACAGAGTTAATAtacctattttaaaaatggaaaaaacaaaacatttgctgTTTGTGATGGTTCCTCGCTCCTTATGTTAATTCTTAATCACCATCAGGCTTAAGGAAAGTTATGTAAAGGAgtaatgctgtaatttctacacagtgaaaccaaaatgtataaaaattccctttgctaaaagctgagaatctgtactttaaccacatgtgaaattAATCTAGAATATCTCTCAAACTGAATAAAGTGAAATtgaatatataattttcttttcttttttatttatttattttttaacaaaagataACAAACAGCGTGTGGCTTTTGTCCTGCCAGCAGGGTTTCTTAGGCAGCTGTGGCTACTAGATGGCAACATGCTACATTGTAAATTATCATCACTTAATcatataaaatcatttaaaagtatgtcaattttgaaaaaacaaaattgctcTGTATCCTGAGGTCCACAAACCAGTACAGGTGATGTTTCACTTGCGTTTGTCCTACAGGTGACCAGGAGGCTTTGAAGAAACAATATTTCACCATCAAGGAAGGGGTGGAATACAGGGTAAAGATTCACTTCAAGGTGAGTGTGGAACATCAGCAGCCATCTTTACACACATTGATTGGTACTGCCTTCTTAGGCCGGGAGAGGAGTTTTTCATCCAGCACACATTCTGATTCATTCTGTCTTAAGTCAAGGCTCAACTGTTCTTCAATTACTGTGCATGCCTCATGGTATTTTTGTGAGACAATGCTCTGAAGGTCTGATGTATGGTCAGATTTCATTGTTTTGACTGCTAAGAGGACATCTTGTGGCAGATGTACGCTACAGCAGTGGAAAAAATATGGGATATGAGAATCATCCATTTCAAATCAGATAATTGTTGTAATATACAATTTCTCTTTCCATCTATTACAAAAGGTCAACAGGGAAATTGTGTCTGGGCTGAGATATGTGCATCTGACTTACAGGAAGGGTGTACAAGGTAGGTACAACTATTCCATGACTGAGTATTTTAAATTTAGTGGCATCATTTTATCCcaggaaatgtacatttttgtatttttctttttccccttcagTCTGGTGTATTGACCTGACTAGCAgaatatgttttattaatatatttaatagcTCGCTGCAGAAACTAACCGTCCCGTTGTTCTCCCACAGTGGACAAGGCTGTGTACATGGTGGGAAGCTATGCACCATGGGAAGAGGAGCATGAGTTCCTTACTCCCATAGAGGAGGCCCCGAAAGGCATGCTCATTAGAGGCACTTACCATATCAAGTCATACTTCACAGATGACGACAAAACCAAGCATTTGTTATGGGAGTGGAACCTGCAGATCAAGAAGGACTGGGACGAGTAGAGCAGTTCCCCAGCATCACAACACTCTCATGGACATTGTACTGTACAAACTGAAAATCTATATGAAATGATGGAGAACAGGGataaaatttaatgtaaaaaactTTGCCTTCTGTTCCTACATGTTAGTTTGTATTTTAGACATGTTGATAATATATTGAGTGCTCTTGTCCTGTAGTTTTATGTTCAGTGCTGTCCAGGACCTTGTAACTACTTAAAACAAGTGATTGAATGTAAACCTGTTATGCAGATTATACTCTGCtgtgtaatgtacagtataaatgcCATTTATTAAAGGTATATAAAGCAACTGGAGTTAAGGCCCTACAAATGCACTTCAGTAATGTGtgaaccaaaatattttaaatgaaattatatttgtgcAAATATTTTGAGCTCATTTACCAAACTGTTGGTGCACATCATAAACTGTTGATGAAGGCTCTTTCTTATATGTCATTGTGGAAAGTATTAGATGTGACAGAGTGAATCCCtctgatttaaaatgcatttaatttacctGTTTTTTGCTTCTTGGCTGTGACATTTGTCTGactttgttattgttttcacAAAACAGGCATTCTTTGAGAATGAGAAAATGAATACCGCACACtcacaaaaatacaaagaaatgaataaaatgtgctttgcatACGACTTGAAATTTCCTTGTGTGTAAGCATAACTTTTACAATAAAAGAAAGACCAGTCTTGGTGCAGACAGGAAGTCACAGACCACACAAAATCCTACTACCATCATATCACCCCTTCAAACcat
Protein-coding sequences here:
- the LOC135248269 gene encoding rho GDP-dissociation inhibitor 2-like, which codes for MLGLDVCELGGQILELLWLTVCYKDIIADKEVEKYIHEEDETGLNYQPPVQKSLQEIQNLDKDDESLNKYKQTLLGTGPVVADLSVPNIQVTRLTLVCDQALGPITMNPSGDQEALKKQYFTIKEGVEYRVKIHFKVNREIVSGLRYVHLTYRKGVQVDKAVYMVGSYAPWEEEHEFLTPIEEAPKGMLIRGTYHIKSYFTDDDKTKHLLWEWNLQIKKDWDE